The following coding sequences lie in one Saccharomyces mikatae IFO 1815 strain IFO1815 genome assembly, chromosome: 10 genomic window:
- the AIM22 gene encoding putative lipoate--protein ligase (similar to Saccharomyces cerevisiae AIM22 (YJL046W); ancestral locus Anc_1.347) yields the protein MYENMFTAPKKDFSIPQDEGKSATTKKTGTSLQEDINDFNKDLHNFYNIGFSRQVISASQLEDVVKSKGRFIIKSLSTSPYFNLALENYIFKNTPRVKKGFDNCRLLFYINDKCAVIGKNQNLWQEVDHIKLKNNNFELLRRFSGGGTVLHDLGNVNYSYLTSRENFETKFFNKMIIKWLNSFKPELGLELNDRGDIIQNGFKISGSAYKIAGGKAYHHATMLLNADLENFDGLLEPSLPGNMEWESSGVHSVKSKIKNVGVITPGQFISLVSERFQKTFKVDDNIPVYICDEFKSMNHEIENAMHTLQSNKWKYLSGPKFSVRIREKDLKIKVEKGMIYDCNRSELIGLEFKGFLENIDSYT from the coding sequence ATGTATGAAAATATGTTTACGGCTCCAAAAAAAGACTTTTCAATTCCACAGGATGAAGGAAAATCTGCTACTACAAAAAAGACTGGCACCTCTTTACAGGAAGATATAAATGATTTTAATAAAGATCTGCACAACTTTTATAATATAGGTTTTAGCAGACAGGTTATATCTGCTTCACAATTGGAAGATGTAGTTAAGTCAAAAGGAAGATTTATTATAAAAAGTTTGTCCACAAGTCCCTATTTCAATTTGGCGCTTGAAAATTATATCTTCAAGAATACACCTAGGGTTAAGAAAGGCTTCGATAATTGCAGACTGTTATTTTACATCAACGATAAATGTGCAGTCATTGGTAAAAACCAAAATCTGTGGCAAGAAGTGGATCATATTAAGCTGAAAAATAACAACTTTGAACTACTTAGAAGATTCTCGGGAGGTGGCACGGTGCTGCATGACTTAGGGAATGTTAATTATTCGTATTTAACatcaagagaaaattttgagacaaagtttttcaataaaatgaTAATTAAGTGGTTGAATTCGTTCAAGCCTGAACTAGGGTTAGAGTTGAATGATAGAGGagatattattcaaaatggTTTCAAGATTAGTGGTAGTGCTTATAAAATTGCAGGAGGTAAAGCATACCACCATGCAACAATGTTGCTAAACGctgatttggaaaatttcgATGGTCTATTAGAACCATCGTTACCAGGAAATATGGAATGGGAATCAAGTGGTGTTCATAGTGTAAAATCTAAAATAAAGAACGTCGGTGTTATTACTCCTGGACAGTTCATTAGTTTAGTATCCGAACGCTTTCAAAAAACCTTTAAAGTTGACGATAACATACCTGTATATATTTGTGACGAATTTAAATCTATGAATCATGAGATCGAGAATGCTATGCATACCTTACAGAGcaataaatggaaataTCTCTCCGGACCTAAATTTTCAGTGCGTATTAGAgaaaaagatttgaaaattaaaGTCGAGAAGGGGATGATTTATGATTGTAATAGAAGTGAATTAATCGGTCTGGAATTTAAAGGCTTTTTGGAGAATATTGATAGTTACACATAG
- the RTT101 gene encoding cullin RTT101 (similar to Saccharomyces cerevisiae RTT101 (YJL047C); ancestral locus Anc_1.343): MMHESASKRGSYHESPIREANTISTSSLYHLFNNEKNPKYQKMIAELHEFFNFTLSETISVTDIKELECDNEKVATFRRIMPRMLNNCRELTQRKTYISFNLGLNGNDEKQKKFQLLHQHQIVLSFQEFCDELTKLIVNSHVLDFLTKCDYSFEIISKHWTSFYNRFRYAMGALGPIISYVPVNYPMIRKELGFEDLTVFEYYDFKLFDCINSYLKKEFTALVTASVHHYIHMFPITNVMLEKEVPMLRIMSNCNFSVDNMSPKDFYMKTLKNYSNEESNLEPRLETFKNFKMLLTRNALLASLFFPDWVSDANDLFINHLLLNKKSISEYIEIAKNTYDEDKQRYIKTETFFSLSMFKNAFEARNMLELFKEFCDEAISEKLRAAYGFNHDTEKLFDEVIQLANIDHLKIYSDSIEYHLCDLLGSTSKAIEQYVKYFESCLFKLVKKMKIKKSDYSRDMKMKYLNDNLPILRLKFVNLPTFPNFFERSIFRKTILQSDQNSPFIKDILPVYKDGLIELFKERIVTNVSREDEIQYRDQYQPYKSQFFQVTEVMADLRIKYASFLSFYENIEAAVKFGKEYNENNNNLFFPLIFDRERIPKGFQQPNNELKNNFILPQEMDDAWNKFLCNYHKNKVENSDTSMKELCPMWNLHHCEVESTYVIPDGCSLTFELTLFQTCVLILFNECDHLTLQVIAERTNLAHKDLLPILKSFLNYKILIKDNNNTYCINENFKPDLKKVKNGKLRVVLPRNTSMQSSNTGDSRSSSAHHEGSNYQWTQELLRACITRSIKSERDGLSYDHLFETVKRQIKGFSVGEFKDALAELLRDKFITKDESTDTYKY, translated from the coding sequence ATGATGCATGAGAGCGCTTCCAAGAGGGGATCATACCATGAATCTCCAATTAGAGAAGCAAATACAATTAGCACTTCGAGTCTGTACCATCTATTTAACAATGAGAAAAACCCCAAGTACCAAAAAATGATCGCTGAGCTGCATGAGTTCTTTAATTTCACTTTAAGCGAAACTATAAGCGTAACTGACATAAAAGAGTTGGAATgtgataatgaaaaggtCGCTACATTTCGAAGGATAATGCCGAGGATGTTAAATAATTGCCGTGAATTAACGCAAAGGAAaacatatatttcttttaatttagGACTAAATGGAAATGATGAgaagcaaaagaaatttcaactTTTACATCAACATCAAATCGTACTCAGCTTTCAGGAATTTTGTGACGAACTGACAAAGTTGATTGTTAATTCGCATGTTCTTGACTTTTTGACGAAATGTGATTATTCTTTCGAGATTATATCTAAGCATTGGACCTCGTTTTATAACCGATTTAGGTATGCAATGGGCGCTCTTGGTCCTATTATATCATATGTGCCTGTGAATTATCCTatgataagaaaagaactcGGATTTGAAGACTTAACTGTGTTTGAATACTATGATTTCAAACTTTTTGACTGTATTAACTCTTatctcaaaaaagaatttacGGCCCTTGTGACCGCTTCTGTTCATCATTATATCCATATGTTTCCAATAACCAACGTAAtgttagaaaaagaagttcCTATGCTGCGTATCATGTCTAACTGTAATTTTTCTGTGGACAATATGAGTCCCAAAGATTTTTATATGAAAACTCTCAAGAACTATTCTAATGAGGAATCAAATTTAGAACCAAGACTGGAAACtttcaagaatttcaaaatgCTACTAACGAGGAATGCATTACTAGCATCGTTATTTTTTCCTGATTGGGTCAGTGACGCAAATGATTTATTCATAAACCATTTACTGTTGAATAAAAAGTCAATCAGCGAGTACATAGAAATTGCaaaaaacacatatgatgaagataaacAACGGTATATCAAAACAGAGACTTTTTTCAGTTTATCAATGTTTAAAAATGCTTTCGAAGCGAGAAATATGCTGGAATTATTTAAGGAATTTTGTGATGAGGCTATTTCGGAGAAGTTAAGAGCGGCATACGGGTTTAACCATGATACGGAAAAATTATTTGATGAGGTGATTCAACTAGCTAACATAGATCACCTTAAAATATACTCTGATTCCATTGAATACCATTTATGCGATTTGCTCGGAAGCACTAGTAAAGCGATAGAACAATACGTCAAGTATTTTGAATCGTGCTTATTCAAGCTtgttaaaaaaatgaaaataaaaaaatctgacTATTCCAGAGatatgaaaatgaagtatCTCAACGATAATCTTCCCATATTAAGATTGAAGTTTGTCAATCTCCCCACATTTCccaatttctttgaaagatcAATCTTCAGAAAAACAATCTTGCAGAGCGATCAGAACTCCCCTTTCATTAAGGATATATTGCCAGTTTACAAAGATGGTCTGATAGAActcttcaaagaaagaattgttACAAATGTCTCACGAGAAGATGAAATTCAGTATCGAGATCAATATCAACCCTACAAATcgcaattttttcaagtgaCGGAGGTTATGGCGGATTTAAGGATCAAATATGCATCATTCTTATCTTTTTATGAGAATATTGAAGCTGCTGTTAAGTTTGGTAAAGAgtataatgaaaacaacaataattTATTTTTCCCACTGATTTTTGATAGAGAAAGAATTCCAAAGGGGTTTCAGCAACCTAATAACGAACTAAAGAACAATTTCATCCTACCTCAAGAAATGGATGATGCGTGGAACAAGTTTCTCTGTAACTATCATAAAAATAAGGTCGAAAACTCAGATACTTCCATGAAAGAGCTATGTCCGATGTGGAACTTGCATCACTGTGAGGTGGAATCAACCTATGTTATACCTGATGGATGCAGTCTGACATTCGAATTAACTCTTTTCCAAACGTGCGTGCTGATTCTATTTAACGAATGTGATCATTTGACGTTACAGGTCATAGCAGAGCGAACAAATCTCGCACACAAGGACTTGTTACCAATATTAAAATCATTTTTAAACTACaaaattttaataaaagaCAACAACAACACATACTGTATTAACGAGAACTTTAAAcctgatttgaaaaaagtaaaaaatgGGAAACTACGTGTGGTGCTACCGAGAAACACCTCTATGCAAAGCAGCAATACGGGCGATTCAAGAAGTAGCTCTGCACACCACGAAGGAAGTAATTATCAGTGGACTCAAGAACTATTAAGGGCATGCATAACCAGATCCATCAAGAGTGAGAGAGATGGACTCAGTTACGACCATCTATTCGAGACAGTGAAGCGGCAAATAAAAGGCTTCAGTGTTGGTGAATTCAAAGATGCCTTGGCAGAATTGTTGCGAGACAAATTCATAACCAAAGACGAATCTACGGATACTTACAAATATTGA